In Parasegetibacter sp. NRK P23, a single genomic region encodes these proteins:
- a CDS encoding GntR family transcriptional regulator: protein MKQPPIFEYLQIDYYSATPKYLQLANSIIRAINEGKLKKNDTLPSINELSFEFEISRDTAEKGYKHLKNIGVLGSVPGKGYFVKNAELNQTLKIFLLFNKLSPHKKIIYDALANTLGDMAAIDFYIYNNDFALFKKLIENPKEDYTHYVIIPHFMDGGENAVDVINTIPKERLILLDKLIPGVTGNFGAVYESFEKDIYHSLEQALEPLAKYHTIKIIFPEYTYYPQEILKGFSRFCHQYAFNYKVVHDISIEPIKEGEVFINLMDNDLVTLIEKILVTKLRVGKHVGVISYNETPLKKIILNGITTISTDFQLMGEKTAELILNQSSEHVPIPFHLTQRASL from the coding sequence ATGAAACAACCCCCGATCTTCGAATACCTGCAAATCGATTATTATTCCGCCACGCCCAAGTACCTGCAACTGGCCAATTCGATCATCCGTGCCATCAACGAAGGCAAACTGAAAAAGAACGATACCCTTCCTTCCATCAACGAACTGAGTTTCGAATTCGAGATATCCAGGGATACCGCGGAAAAAGGCTACAAACACCTGAAGAACATTGGTGTGCTGGGCTCCGTGCCCGGGAAAGGATATTTCGTGAAGAACGCGGAGCTGAACCAGACCCTCAAGATATTCCTGCTGTTCAATAAACTCAGTCCGCACAAAAAGATCATCTACGACGCCCTGGCCAACACACTGGGCGATATGGCCGCCATCGACTTCTACATCTACAACAACGATTTCGCGCTGTTCAAAAAGCTGATCGAAAATCCGAAGGAAGATTATACGCACTATGTCATCATCCCCCACTTCATGGACGGTGGCGAGAACGCCGTGGATGTGATCAATACCATCCCGAAAGAAAGGCTGATCCTGCTCGATAAACTGATTCCCGGCGTTACCGGCAATTTCGGCGCGGTGTATGAGAGCTTCGAGAAAGACATCTACCATTCGCTGGAACAGGCGTTGGAACCGCTCGCCAAGTACCATACCATCAAAATCATCTTCCCGGAATATACTTACTACCCCCAGGAAATCTTAAAAGGTTTCTCCCGCTTCTGCCACCAGTACGCGTTCAACTATAAAGTGGTACACGATATTTCCATTGAACCCATCAAGGAAGGCGAAGTGTTCATCAACCTGATGGACAACGACCTGGTAACGCTGATCGAAAAGATTCTCGTCACCAAACTCCGGGTAGGCAAGCACGTGGGCGTGATCTCGTACAACGAAACGCCGTTGAAAAAAATTATCCTGAACGGCATCACCACCATCTCCACCGATTTTCAACTGATGGGAGAAAAAACCGCCGAGCTGATCCTGAACCAGTCTTCGGAACATGTTCCCATTCCTTTCCACCTTACGCAACGGGCCTCTTTGTAA
- the rhaT gene encoding L-rhamnose/proton symporter RhaT yields the protein MAVILGVIFHFIGGFASGSFYIPYKKVKGWAWETYWLVGGIFSWLVVPPLAAWLTIPNFTEIIAEADGGTLGLAYLFGVLWGIGGLTYGLGVRYLGVSLGSSIILGLCMVFGALIPSVYYQFNPSEGKDTIGMLTGTNWGLTVLAGLAVCILGIVLCGKAGTRKEKEIPQGEGISAEYKFGLGLTVAIVSGILSACFNFGLEAGKPLAEVANNIWKAAHPGEGEFLYQNNVTYVVVLWGGLTTNFIWCLMLNARNKTFGDYSNKNVPRLANLIFCALAGTTWFLQFFFYGMGESKMGNGPSSWILHMAFIILVANAWGLILKEWKGVSTKTKNLVILGIITIIASVILVGYGNSLKP from the coding sequence ATGGCTGTAATCCTTGGTGTAATTTTTCATTTCATTGGTGGTTTTGCTTCCGGTAGTTTTTATATTCCTTATAAGAAAGTAAAAGGCTGGGCCTGGGAAACCTATTGGCTGGTGGGGGGTATCTTCTCCTGGCTGGTGGTGCCTCCTCTGGCGGCCTGGCTCACCATTCCAAATTTTACGGAGATCATCGCGGAAGCGGATGGCGGCACGCTGGGGCTGGCCTATCTTTTCGGGGTGCTCTGGGGTATTGGCGGACTTACCTACGGGTTGGGCGTGCGGTACCTTGGGGTGTCGCTGGGAAGCAGCATTATTCTCGGCCTGTGTATGGTGTTCGGGGCGCTGATCCCATCCGTTTATTACCAGTTCAATCCATCTGAAGGAAAAGATACCATCGGGATGCTGACAGGCACGAACTGGGGGCTTACCGTGCTGGCCGGGCTGGCCGTGTGTATCCTTGGGATCGTACTGTGCGGCAAAGCCGGAACCAGAAAAGAGAAAGAGATACCACAGGGAGAAGGCATTTCCGCCGAATATAAATTCGGCCTCGGATTAACCGTGGCCATCGTATCGGGGATTCTCAGCGCCTGTTTCAATTTCGGGCTGGAAGCGGGGAAGCCGCTCGCAGAAGTAGCGAACAACATCTGGAAAGCCGCACATCCGGGAGAAGGCGAATTCCTGTACCAGAACAATGTGACGTATGTGGTGGTACTTTGGGGTGGATTGACCACGAACTTCATCTGGTGCCTGATGCTCAATGCCCGCAACAAAACTTTTGGTGATTATTCCAATAAAAATGTGCCCCGCCTCGCCAACCTTATATTTTGTGCGCTGGCGGGAACCACCTGGTTCTTACAGTTCTTTTTCTACGGAATGGGAGAAAGTAAAATGGGCAACGGTCCCAGTTCCTGGATCCTGCACATGGCCTTCATCATCCTGGTCGCGAATGCGTGGGGATTGATATTGAAGGAATGGAAAGGCGTAAGCACAAAAACGAAAAACCTGGTGATACTGGGCATCATTACCATTATAGCATCCGTGATCCTGGTAGGTTACGGGAACTCATTAAAACCATAA
- a CDS encoding SusC/RagA family TonB-linked outer membrane protein produces MLILRRNITKAITVSVMALAVANAAAQQQQQRYSDTTAAQTRGVEISGTITDAVTGKGLPSIRVQVPEFSATITGDNGKFRLRVPSYGAELLVSGEGFETRRVALKGRNTVEVALMDDEHPSLHESVVTPFGTAPNLQTTVSAAQYNVKAGWTQPGEVADAMLQGRIPGLNAIRRSGTPGAGANLFLRGYNSLYGTNKPLIIVDNMIFDANDYGESIIANNYTNPLALIDVKDIDNITVLRDASSIYGTKGANGAIIITTARAQQQATKIDFGIFTGINSAPKALPVMGAGDFRILLSEMLQGKGLSSGEIAALPYMNDDPQNPDYARYHYNTNWQDKVLKASASQNVFLKVTGGDNIATYGLSMGYMKSEGVVSNTDLTRYSTRFNAEFNFSKKFTGMANLSFAYNEQNLKDQGIADKTSPVFLSLVKSPFMAEREVNDEGIESPNLAGLDSLGIGNPSTVIRQMQAYNKYYRFFGSFGFRYAINDYFSAATMFGINYDKVRENIFVPQSGIAKDSLSNAVVTNRLGTQVKRLYSVYNDTRIEYKRNYGFIHSIASRIGMRYQKNEAEQDFALGFNSATDELVSVQNGVSALRQVGGGIGNWNWINYYFGTDYGFRNKLFLSFNMAVDGSSRFGKEAPGGIGLYNSRFAVMPSLGAAWLLSSESFMANSSLDVLRLRAGFSMAGNDDIGNYSARQTYVSQNLLGVQGLVRKGIANPTLQWETNKKLNLGVDLAFWNERVSLSLDAYQNTTDNMLVYKDLDTPTGFTQMLTNEGKMKNTGIDAALNVRVVNSATVKWDLGVNIGTYRNKIMELPGGSFTTTYAGATILTREGAAANQFYGYTSTGVFSSDAEAAAAGLVKKNEDGSYSRFMGGDIRFADLDNNDTINMADQQVIGNPNPDFTGGITSRVSWKRFELNALFTFSQGNDVFNYLRYRLESMSGLENQLISVNNRWRADGQVTNMPKASFNDPMGNNRFSNRWIEDGSYFRLRSLSVQYNIPLREGFITNASIYAIGSNLFTLTKYKGYDPEFSASPSVFAQGIDTGLDPQFRSVTLGVRIGL; encoded by the coding sequence ATGCTTATATTAAGAAGAAATATTACGAAAGCGATCACTGTTTCAGTCATGGCGCTGGCTGTGGCCAATGCCGCGGCGCAACAACAGCAGCAGCGCTATAGCGACACTACCGCTGCGCAAACCCGGGGCGTGGAAATTTCAGGAACCATTACCGATGCGGTCACAGGAAAGGGCCTGCCTTCCATCAGGGTTCAGGTTCCGGAGTTTTCAGCCACCATTACGGGGGATAACGGTAAATTCAGGCTCAGGGTACCATCGTATGGTGCGGAGTTATTGGTGAGTGGCGAAGGGTTTGAAACCAGGAGGGTGGCACTGAAAGGAAGGAACACGGTTGAGGTGGCGCTGATGGACGATGAACATCCCTCCCTGCATGAATCCGTTGTTACACCGTTTGGCACAGCGCCCAATTTGCAAACAACGGTATCGGCAGCGCAATACAATGTAAAGGCAGGCTGGACCCAGCCGGGAGAAGTGGCGGACGCAATGTTACAAGGCCGTATTCCCGGATTGAACGCTATCCGGCGCTCAGGTACACCTGGTGCCGGCGCAAACCTTTTTTTGCGCGGATACAACTCGCTCTACGGTACAAATAAGCCCCTGATTATAGTCGATAATATGATATTCGATGCAAATGATTATGGAGAAAGCATCATCGCCAACAATTACACGAACCCGCTGGCCCTGATAGATGTAAAAGATATAGATAACATCACCGTTCTGAGAGACGCATCCAGCATCTACGGCACAAAAGGCGCCAACGGAGCAATCATCATAACCACCGCAAGGGCGCAACAGCAGGCCACCAAAATTGACTTCGGGATTTTTACCGGTATCAACAGCGCCCCCAAAGCGTTGCCGGTAATGGGCGCCGGGGATTTCAGGATATTGCTCAGCGAAATGCTGCAGGGTAAAGGGCTGTCTTCAGGCGAAATAGCCGCCCTTCCTTATATGAATGATGATCCGCAAAACCCCGATTACGCAAGATATCACTACAATACAAACTGGCAGGACAAGGTGCTTAAAGCCAGCGCCTCACAAAACGTTTTCCTGAAAGTAACCGGAGGCGACAACATTGCCACCTACGGGTTAAGTATGGGGTATATGAAATCGGAAGGTGTGGTGAGCAATACCGACCTTACGCGTTACAGCACCCGGTTTAACGCGGAGTTCAACTTTTCAAAAAAATTCACGGGCATGGCCAACCTGTCCTTCGCTTACAACGAACAGAATTTAAAGGATCAGGGCATCGCCGACAAAACCTCACCCGTTTTTCTTTCCCTCGTAAAATCGCCTTTCATGGCGGAAAGAGAAGTGAATGATGAAGGCATCGAATCGCCAAACCTTGCAGGACTTGATTCGCTCGGCATCGGAAACCCATCCACCGTGATCAGGCAAATGCAGGCATACAATAAATACTACCGCTTCTTCGGATCGTTCGGTTTCAGGTATGCCATCAACGACTATTTCAGCGCAGCCACCATGTTCGGGATCAACTATGATAAGGTGCGTGAAAATATTTTCGTACCGCAAAGCGGCATAGCAAAAGACTCCCTGAGCAATGCCGTGGTTACCAACAGGCTCGGTACTCAGGTGAAAAGATTGTATTCCGTTTATAACGATACCCGGATTGAATACAAAAGAAATTATGGTTTCATCCACAGCATCGCTTCCAGAATAGGGATGCGCTACCAGAAAAATGAAGCGGAACAGGATTTCGCACTGGGCTTTAACTCCGCCACCGATGAACTTGTTAGTGTTCAGAATGGTGTAAGCGCACTCCGCCAGGTAGGCGGCGGCATCGGAAACTGGAACTGGATCAACTATTACTTCGGAACCGATTATGGTTTCAGGAACAAGTTGTTCCTTTCTTTCAACATGGCTGTTGACGGATCTTCAAGGTTCGGAAAAGAAGCCCCCGGAGGAATCGGGCTGTACAATTCCCGCTTTGCGGTAATGCCGTCCCTGGGCGCCGCATGGCTGCTTTCTTCCGAAAGCTTTATGGCGAATTCTTCCCTGGATGTCCTCAGGTTACGCGCAGGGTTCAGCATGGCCGGGAACGATGATATCGGAAATTACAGCGCGCGCCAAACCTATGTTTCCCAAAACCTTTTAGGCGTGCAGGGGCTTGTTCGGAAAGGGATCGCCAACCCAACACTGCAATGGGAAACCAATAAAAAGCTGAACCTCGGCGTTGACCTGGCTTTTTGGAACGAAAGGGTAAGTCTGAGCCTTGACGCATACCAGAATACCACGGATAATATGTTGGTATATAAAGACCTGGATACCCCAACCGGTTTTACCCAGATGCTCACCAATGAAGGCAAAATGAAAAACACAGGCATAGACGCCGCACTGAATGTACGCGTAGTAAACAGCGCCACAGTTAAGTGGGACCTGGGCGTGAATATAGGAACCTACCGGAATAAAATCATGGAACTGCCCGGAGGCAGCTTTACCACTACCTATGCCGGTGCAACCATCCTTACCCGTGAAGGTGCTGCCGCGAACCAATTCTATGGGTACACCTCAACAGGCGTATTTTCTTCTGATGCGGAAGCAGCCGCTGCCGGACTGGTAAAAAAGAATGAAGATGGTTCTTACAGCAGGTTTATGGGTGGCGATATCCGCTTCGCTGATCTCGACAATAACGATACCATCAATATGGCCGATCAACAGGTGATAGGCAACCCCAATCCAGATTTTACCGGCGGAATTACCAGCCGCGTAAGCTGGAAAAGATTTGAATTGAACGCGCTGTTTACGTTCAGCCAGGGCAACGATGTTTTCAATTACCTCCGTTACCGCCTCGAATCAATGAGCGGTTTGGAAAACCAGTTGATCAGCGTAAACAACAGATGGCGCGCCGATGGACAGGTGACCAATATGCCCAAAGCTTCATTTAACGATCCCATGGGCAACAACAGGTTTAGCAACAGATGGATCGAAGATGGATCTTATTTCCGCCTCAGGTCGCTCTCTGTTCAGTACAATATCCCGTTGAGGGAAGGGTTCATTACCAATGCCAGTATTTATGCGATCGGTAGCAACCTGTTCACCCTTACGAAATACAAAGGATACGACCCCGAGTTCAGCGCCAGCCCAAGTGTTTTCGCGCAGGGAATTGATACAGGACTCGACCCCCAGTTCCGGAGTGTTACCCTGGGGGTAAGAATTGGTTTGTAA
- a CDS encoding RagB/SusD family protein, giving the protein MKKFSIKHWMIVAATAMSTLSCSKALEELPQDELDASQMYRNVYDADAAIIGIYGKFMGMAERYVLLNELRADLLEYTDNANEDLRQLSTHNVSADNPYASPRPFYELIVNCNDVLRNFNIMRAENKMKEAEYQQRYSDVGAMRSFLYLQLGIHFGAVPYVTDPLVNISAIQDPNKFPRLPFNVLLDSLINFTEALPFKNQYPTGTTLNITVDGYPTQKFFINKKVILGDLHLWKGNYVQAATWYREVMETGTQGAINGSYFAFYKLGWDSNGDKDHYISYSRAGDASTLVTNSQWRIMFEQPMNSDGFNWEWVWAMPFDSKFKPENPFIKLFSPIGGSYLVKPSREAMDKWNNEQQRPAQGTPGIPYDARGLLTWREIGGKPVVMKYLYNYLNYTNNNPFAALTKNGKWFLFRQTHLHMRFAEAANRAGKHRLAWGFFNSGIAGAYPAPSSTVTDYQNTLWEAPPFNFDARNSGSSGVPYYRADWYRNIGVRARANLVSLEVPASDSLVAIENGLIHETALENAYEGTRWPDLVRVALRRNDPAYLADKIYDKLQKEGNPAAAAVRTKLMNPENWYLPFKW; this is encoded by the coding sequence ATGAAAAAGTTTTCGATAAAGCATTGGATGATTGTGGCCGCAACGGCAATGAGTACCCTTTCTTGCAGTAAGGCACTCGAAGAGTTGCCGCAGGATGAGCTGGACGCGTCTCAGATGTACAGGAATGTTTATGATGCCGACGCCGCGATTATTGGCATCTATGGTAAATTCATGGGCATGGCGGAAAGGTATGTGCTGCTGAACGAACTCCGGGCCGACCTGCTCGAATATACCGACAACGCCAACGAGGACCTGCGCCAGCTCAGCACCCACAACGTGAGTGCCGATAACCCTTATGCCAGCCCGCGCCCCTTCTATGAGCTGATCGTTAATTGTAACGATGTACTCAGGAACTTCAACATCATGCGCGCTGAAAACAAAATGAAAGAAGCGGAATACCAGCAGCGGTACTCCGATGTTGGCGCCATGCGTTCTTTTTTATACCTGCAACTGGGCATCCACTTCGGGGCGGTTCCTTATGTTACCGACCCGCTGGTGAATATCTCCGCTATCCAGGACCCCAATAAGTTCCCAAGGCTGCCGTTCAATGTATTGCTTGACAGTCTGATCAACTTTACAGAAGCGCTGCCCTTCAAAAACCAGTATCCCACAGGCACAACCCTGAACATTACCGTAGACGGATACCCTACCCAGAAATTCTTTATCAATAAAAAAGTCATTCTTGGCGACCTTCACCTTTGGAAAGGCAATTATGTACAGGCTGCTACCTGGTACCGGGAAGTAATGGAAACCGGCACGCAGGGGGCCATCAACGGATCTTATTTCGCTTTTTACAAACTGGGATGGGACAGTAATGGCGATAAGGACCATTACATCAGCTATTCCCGTGCGGGTGATGCCAGCACACTGGTGACCAATTCTCAGTGGAGGATCATGTTCGAGCAACCCATGAACTCCGACGGCTTCAACTGGGAATGGGTATGGGCCATGCCTTTCGACAGTAAGTTCAAACCAGAGAATCCCTTCATCAAATTGTTCTCGCCTATCGGCGGAAGCTACCTCGTAAAGCCCTCCAGGGAAGCAATGGACAAATGGAACAACGAACAGCAGCGCCCTGCACAGGGAACTCCAGGGATACCTTACGATGCCAGAGGATTACTTACCTGGCGGGAAATTGGCGGCAAGCCCGTGGTTATGAAATACCTCTACAACTACCTGAACTACACGAACAATAACCCGTTTGCCGCGCTTACCAAAAACGGAAAATGGTTCCTGTTCCGGCAAACGCACCTGCATATGCGCTTTGCGGAAGCCGCCAACCGCGCCGGGAAGCACCGTCTCGCGTGGGGCTTTTTTAACTCGGGCATCGCGGGAGCGTATCCGGCACCATCGTCTACCGTTACGGATTATCAAAATACATTGTGGGAAGCGCCGCCTTTTAACTTCGATGCACGCAACAGCGGATCCAGTGGCGTGCCTTATTATCGCGCAGACTGGTACCGCAATATCGGCGTAAGGGCAAGGGCCAATCTTGTTTCGCTTGAAGTGCCCGCTTCCGATAGTCTGGTCGCCATCGAGAATGGACTGATCCATGAAACAGCATTGGAAAACGCCTATGAAGGTACCCGTTGGCCCGACCTGGTGAGGGTGGCCTTAAGAAGAAACGATCCGGCATACCTGGCTGATAAGATTTACGACAAACTTCAGAAAGAAGGTAATCCTGCAGCTGCGGCGGTAAGAACCAAACTGATGAATCCTGAGAACTGGTACCTGCCGTTTAAATGGTAA
- a CDS encoding glycoside hydrolase family 105 protein encodes MKLPLLIAAASFAANGYAQVKMNDVNTPLHAMKPDYVTPYGAPHQDSVKAVLNRVYTYLNQVTPAEWINKHTKASVATNAIDTQTIFKPGDFRLTSYEWGVTYSGMLRAGETTGDARYTDYVQQRLRFLADGMPAFKRLYQQYPKQPNAMRSVIDPHALDDAGALCAAIAKLIAKGDQPNLRPLADNFIQYISSKEFRLPDGTLARNRPQPNTLWLDDLYMSIPALAQMGKLTGNGQYFDDAVAQIELFGKRMFVAEQKLFMHGWVEEMQVHPTFHWARANGWAIMAMAELLEVLPASHPGRNKVLQLFRIHAEGILAMQDGTGFWHQLLDRNDSYLETSATAIYAYCFARGITKGWLDKKAFAPATLLAWNAVSTKVNGKGQVEGTCVGTGMAFDAAFYYYRPVNVYAAHGYGPVLLAGAEVLELLKTNKFEINDSSLQLVD; translated from the coding sequence ATGAAATTGCCATTATTGATTGCCGCCGCTTCTTTCGCGGCCAACGGGTACGCGCAGGTGAAAATGAACGATGTGAATACCCCGCTGCATGCCATGAAACCTGATTACGTTACGCCTTATGGTGCGCCGCACCAGGATTCCGTGAAAGCCGTTTTAAATAGGGTGTACACTTACCTCAACCAGGTAACGCCCGCCGAATGGATCAACAAACACACCAAAGCTTCCGTTGCAACGAACGCCATTGATACTCAAACGATCTTCAAACCGGGCGATTTCCGGCTCACCAGTTATGAATGGGGCGTAACTTACAGTGGTATGTTGCGCGCGGGAGAAACCACCGGCGATGCACGTTACACAGATTATGTGCAGCAACGCCTCCGCTTCCTGGCCGATGGGATGCCTGCTTTCAAACGCCTTTACCAGCAATATCCCAAACAGCCCAATGCCATGCGCTCCGTGATTGACCCACATGCACTGGACGATGCAGGCGCCCTTTGCGCGGCCATCGCAAAGCTGATCGCAAAAGGCGACCAGCCCAACCTTCGTCCGCTGGCAGATAATTTCATTCAATACATATCTTCCAAAGAATTCCGTCTGCCCGACGGCACTTTGGCCAGGAACCGTCCGCAGCCCAACACGCTCTGGCTCGACGACCTGTACATGAGCATCCCGGCGCTGGCGCAGATGGGTAAACTCACGGGCAACGGCCAATATTTTGATGATGCGGTAGCGCAGATCGAATTATTTGGCAAACGCATGTTTGTTGCGGAGCAAAAACTTTTCATGCACGGCTGGGTGGAGGAAATGCAGGTGCACCCAACTTTCCATTGGGCCAGGGCCAACGGCTGGGCCATCATGGCCATGGCGGAATTGCTGGAAGTGTTGCCTGCAAGTCATCCCGGTAGGAACAAAGTATTGCAGTTGTTCCGTATCCACGCGGAAGGCATTTTGGCCATGCAGGATGGCACGGGCTTCTGGCACCAACTCCTGGACCGCAACGATTCTTACCTCGAAACCTCCGCCACCGCCATCTACGCCTATTGTTTCGCCCGCGGCATCACCAAAGGATGGCTCGATAAAAAAGCTTTTGCCCCGGCAACATTATTGGCCTGGAACGCCGTTTCCACCAAGGTGAACGGGAAGGGTCAGGTAGAAGGAACCTGCGTGGGAACCGGCATGGCGTTCGATGCGGCATTTTATTATTACCGTCCGGTAAATGTGTACGCCGCACATGGCTATGGACCGGTGTTGCTGGCTGGCGCGGAAGTGCTGGAATTACTGAAGACAAATAAATTCGAGATCAACGACAGTTCTTTGCAGTTGGTAGATTGA
- a CDS encoding bifunctional aldolase/short-chain dehydrogenase, which translates to MSTTTATFKHVSYLWDEAKAAEMAGDEVALLIYRSNLLGADLRLTNYGGGNTSCKAMAKDPLTGTETEVMWVKGSGGDIGTLKKSGLAALYVDRLCSLKNIYRGIEHEDEMVELFNHCIYDLASKAPSIDTPLHGFLPFKHIDHLHPDAAIAIAAAKDGKKITQELFNGSVGWVEWQKPGFDLGLQLKQCLDENPGIRGIMLGSHGLFTWGDTAYESYLNTLEVVERCAQYIEDARAKKGEDFGGQKITSLEKEQRLAQAAKLAPVLRGLCSSQIKMIGHFTDDDRVLQFINSNDLDRLAPLGTSCPDHFLRTKISPLVLNLAPDENLDDYSAIKAKLSGQFEAYRKMYTEYYETCKHPNSPAIRDANPVVLLYPGVGMFTFAKDKQTARVAAEFYINAINVMRGAEAISSYTSLPRQEAFNIEYWLLEEAKLQRMPKPKALSGRVALVTGSAGGIGKAIAKRFADEGACVVVNDNDAARLESAKTEFQQQYGNDVFATALLDVTKSSDISSAFHVAALAFGGADIIVNCAGLSISKPIEEHTEKDWDLLYDVLVKGQFFVTQAGVEIMRKQGFGGDVLNIVSKNALMSGPNNAGYGSAKSAQLHLSRLNAAELGKDQIRVNVVNPDAVISDSKIWESGWAEGRAKAYGVTVAELPAYYAKRTLLNEIILPEDIAAACFVFVGGMLNKSTGNVLNVDGGVSTAFVR; encoded by the coding sequence ATGTCTACTACCACTGCAACATTCAAACATGTAAGCTACTTATGGGACGAAGCGAAGGCGGCCGAAATGGCCGGTGATGAAGTAGCGCTTCTCATATACAGGTCCAATCTGCTCGGCGCCGATCTGCGCCTTACCAATTATGGCGGGGGCAACACCTCCTGCAAGGCCATGGCCAAAGATCCCTTAACCGGAACCGAAACCGAAGTGATGTGGGTGAAGGGAAGCGGCGGCGATATCGGCACACTCAAAAAAAGTGGTCTGGCGGCGCTGTATGTGGACCGCCTGTGCAGTCTGAAAAACATCTACCGCGGCATTGAACATGAAGATGAAATGGTGGAATTGTTCAACCACTGCATCTATGATCTGGCTTCCAAAGCGCCTTCCATCGATACGCCGTTGCACGGCTTTCTTCCGTTCAAACACATCGACCACCTGCACCCCGACGCTGCTATTGCCATTGCAGCGGCGAAAGACGGTAAAAAGATCACACAGGAGCTCTTCAACGGAAGCGTCGGCTGGGTGGAATGGCAGAAACCTGGTTTCGACCTGGGGCTTCAACTGAAGCAATGCCTTGACGAAAACCCCGGTATCCGCGGCATCATGCTCGGTTCCCATGGGCTTTTCACCTGGGGCGATACCGCTTATGAAAGTTACCTGAACACCCTTGAAGTGGTGGAACGCTGCGCGCAGTATATTGAAGATGCCCGCGCTAAAAAAGGCGAAGACTTCGGCGGTCAGAAGATTACTTCACTCGAGAAGGAACAACGCCTTGCACAGGCAGCGAAACTCGCGCCCGTACTGCGCGGACTCTGCTCTTCACAAATAAAAATGATCGGTCACTTCACCGATGACGACCGCGTGCTCCAGTTCATCAATTCGAATGACCTCGACAGGCTTGCGCCCCTGGGTACCAGTTGTCCCGATCACTTCCTCCGCACGAAAATCAGTCCGCTCGTGCTGAACCTCGCCCCGGATGAAAACCTGGATGATTACAGCGCCATCAAAGCAAAACTTTCCGGCCAGTTTGAAGCATACCGGAAAATGTACACCGAGTACTACGAAACCTGTAAACACCCGAACAGTCCGGCCATCCGCGATGCCAACCCCGTGGTATTGCTGTACCCCGGCGTGGGCATGTTCACCTTCGCGAAAGACAAACAAACAGCGCGCGTAGCCGCTGAATTTTATATCAACGCCATCAACGTAATGCGTGGAGCGGAAGCCATTTCTTCCTACACTTCCCTTCCCCGCCAGGAAGCGTTCAACATCGAATACTGGCTGCTGGAAGAAGCGAAACTGCAACGTATGCCTAAGCCAAAGGCGCTCTCAGGAAGAGTGGCCCTGGTAACTGGCAGCGCCGGAGGTATAGGTAAGGCCATCGCCAAACGTTTTGCCGACGAAGGCGCCTGCGTGGTAGTGAACGACAATGACGCGGCCCGGCTGGAATCTGCCAAAACGGAGTTCCAGCAGCAATATGGTAATGATGTGTTCGCAACCGCACTCCTCGATGTAACCAAATCATCCGATATTTCCAGCGCCTTCCACGTGGCGGCCCTCGCCTTCGGCGGAGCGGATATCATCGTGAACTGCGCCGGACTTTCGATCTCCAAACCCATCGAAGAGCATACCGAAAAAGACTGGGACCTGCTCTATGATGTACTGGTGAAGGGCCAGTTCTTCGTAACACAGGCCGGTGTGGAGATCATGCGCAAACAGGGCTTTGGCGGTGATGTACTGAACATCGTAAGTAAGAACGCGCTTATGTCTGGTCCCAACAACGCAGGTTATGGCTCCGCGAAATCGGCACAGCTCCACCTGAGCAGACTGAACGCCGCTGAACTCGGCAAAGACCAGATCCGTGTGAACGTGGTGAACCCTGATGCCGTAATTTCCGATAGTAAGATATGGGAAAGCGGATGGGCCGAAGGGCGCGCCAAGGCGTATGGCGTTACCGTAGCTGAATTGCCCGCGTACTATGCAAAGCGCACCTTGCTGAACGAGATTATTCTTCCGGAAGATATCGCTGCGGCATGTTTTGTGTTCGTGGGCGGGATGCTGAATAAATCTACCGGGAACGTCCTGAATGTGGATGGCGGGGTTTCAACGGCGTTTGTGCGGTAG